One genomic region from Nocardia vinacea encodes:
- a CDS encoding alpha/beta hydrolase yields MTTSLTNSAELTALSADIPTDVRHHFVQIGGLRIHYAEAGAGEPLILLHGWPQHWWEWRHVIAPLAQRYRVICPDIRGLGWSEGSGDGYTFERLARDLVELLDRLEVDRARVVGRDWGLVVGYRACLNWPERFDQFVALAGVHPWTIDGVRPAVFTRPWHVYALAALGRSSALQTVLTKRSLRAWRHQGRFSDAEAAVYLSRMRTPSAHSATIDFNRNVMLHEVPHFARHYRMMRLRVPTLHLNGACDPLSEGVPDSYRDYADDMRLERIPDCGHYVPEERPQWLADRLLTFLG; encoded by the coding sequence GTGACTACATCGCTGACGAATTCCGCCGAACTCACCGCACTTTCCGCCGATATCCCGACTGACGTGCGCCACCACTTCGTTCAGATCGGTGGCCTGCGCATCCACTACGCCGAGGCGGGCGCGGGTGAACCGCTCATCTTGCTGCACGGCTGGCCACAGCACTGGTGGGAGTGGCGGCACGTGATCGCACCGCTCGCTCAGCGGTATCGGGTGATATGTCCGGATATCCGCGGCCTCGGGTGGTCCGAAGGATCCGGTGACGGCTATACGTTCGAGCGCTTGGCGCGTGATCTCGTCGAATTGCTGGATCGGTTGGAAGTGGATCGAGCGCGGGTGGTCGGACGTGATTGGGGGCTGGTCGTGGGGTATCGCGCCTGCCTGAACTGGCCGGAGCGGTTCGACCAGTTCGTCGCGCTGGCCGGTGTGCATCCGTGGACTATCGATGGGGTGCGTCCCGCGGTATTCACCAGACCGTGGCACGTCTACGCGCTTGCCGCGCTTGGGCGTTCGTCAGCACTGCAAACGGTGCTGACAAAGCGGAGTCTGCGCGCGTGGCGGCACCAGGGGCGCTTCAGCGATGCGGAGGCCGCGGTCTATCTGTCCCGGATGCGCACACCGAGTGCGCATTCGGCGACCATCGACTTCAATCGCAATGTGATGTTGCACGAGGTACCGCATTTCGCACGGCACTACCGCATGATGCGGCTGCGGGTGCCGACCCTGCACCTCAACGGCGCCTGCGATCCGCTCTCCGAGGGCGTGCCGGACAGCTATCGCGATTACGCCGACGATATGCGCCTGGAACGGATCCCGGACTGCGGTCACTACGTGCCGGAAGAGCGGCCGCAGTGGCTGGCCGACCGGCTGCTGACCTTCCTCGGCTGA
- a CDS encoding helix-turn-helix transcriptional regulator: MAEVVPGYRERPSRLPGAVVWTNTNVTVAAAVPVLPDGCMDLLWSNGRLLVAGPDTRAYMADGATGTRWVGIRFAPGSAPALLGVPAHELRDKRVELADVWPAAAARRLAEEVGTAADQTAALEAIAMRRANDTEPPDPVLRRIVDALDAGWSVAATAEAAGLGARVLHRRSLAAFGYGPKTLARILRLQRALAVARSGVPLADTAFRTGFADQAHLARDVRELAGMPLSELLTRS, translated from the coding sequence GTGGCAGAGGTAGTGCCGGGATATCGGGAGCGGCCGTCGCGGCTCCCGGGTGCCGTGGTGTGGACGAATACCAATGTCACCGTGGCCGCGGCCGTACCGGTGTTGCCGGACGGATGCATGGATCTGCTGTGGAGCAATGGCAGGTTGCTGGTGGCTGGACCGGACACCCGGGCGTATATGGCCGATGGTGCGACGGGCACTCGATGGGTCGGGATTCGATTCGCACCGGGCAGCGCGCCCGCACTGCTCGGGGTGCCCGCGCACGAATTGCGCGATAAACGGGTCGAGTTGGCGGATGTGTGGCCCGCGGCGGCGGCTCGGCGGCTCGCGGAAGAGGTCGGGACGGCAGCGGATCAGACCGCCGCATTGGAGGCGATCGCAATGCGGCGGGCCAACGACACCGAACCGCCCGACCCGGTATTGCGGCGAATCGTCGATGCGCTGGACGCCGGATGGTCGGTCGCGGCGACGGCCGAGGCCGCGGGGCTCGGTGCGCGGGTGTTGCACCGACGCTCGCTCGCGGCCTTCGGCTACGGGCCCAAAACATTGGCGCGAATCCTGCGGCTGCAGCGGGCGCTCGCGGTCGCCCGCAGCGGAGTACCGCTCGCGGACACCGCATTTCGCACCGGATTCGCCGATCAGGCCCACCTCGCGCGCGATGTGCGCGAACTGGCCGGCATGCCGTTGAGCGAATTGCTCACCCGCTCCTAG
- a CDS encoding dienelactone hydrolase family protein encodes MTMPVAFSTLDVRTADGNADAYLARPDDGTAHPGVLFNMDAYGLRPWLREMMQAIAANGYTVLAPNIFYRTAPAPVLPMPDSADPEGHAKFFVALGPARAALTPEKALQDTRTYLDWLDAADFVAPGPVAVTGYCMGGRLALRAAGTFGNRIAAAASFHGGRLAVDEQPDSPHHTAAGITAELLIAHASQDDSIPPEQISRLEKALDAAHVRYTSVVYPDTRHGFTMRDTPVFDQAAYDRHLTDLLDLLHRAFRSA; translated from the coding sequence ATGACGATGCCCGTCGCATTCAGCACCCTCGATGTCCGCACCGCGGACGGCAATGCCGACGCCTACCTGGCCCGACCCGATGACGGCACCGCCCATCCCGGGGTGCTGTTCAATATGGACGCCTACGGCCTGCGGCCTTGGCTGCGCGAAATGATGCAGGCCATCGCGGCCAACGGCTACACCGTGTTGGCGCCCAATATTTTCTACCGAACCGCGCCCGCGCCGGTGCTCCCGATGCCCGATTCCGCCGATCCGGAAGGGCATGCGAAATTCTTTGTCGCACTGGGCCCGGCGCGGGCGGCGCTCACTCCCGAAAAAGCATTGCAGGACACCCGAACCTATCTCGATTGGCTGGACGCGGCCGACTTCGTGGCACCGGGTCCGGTGGCGGTAACCGGATACTGCATGGGCGGCCGACTCGCCTTGCGCGCGGCGGGCACATTCGGCAATCGCATCGCCGCAGCCGCCAGTTTCCACGGCGGCCGCCTGGCGGTCGACGAACAACCCGACAGTCCGCATCACACCGCCGCGGGCATTACCGCCGAATTGTTGATCGCCCATGCGAGCCAAGATGATTCGATCCCCCCGGAGCAGATCAGCCGTTTGGAAAAGGCCCTCGACGCCGCGCACGTCCGCTATACATCGGTGGTCTACCCAGATACCCGCCACGGTTTCACCATGCGCGACACCCCGGTCTTCGATCAGGCGGCCTACGACCGCCACCTCACCGATCTGCTCGACCTCCTACACCGGGCGTTCCGCAGCGCCTGA
- a CDS encoding winged helix-turn-helix transcriptional regulator: protein MARRTYNQYCGLSRSLDLVGERWTLLIIRELMAGPKRYTDLADALDGIGTSLLAARIKQLDDDGLISRTTLPPPAASQVYELTSAGRELAAALVPLAMWGMRHHFDEPRRPEESYRAEWTLVFLATLIDPPADMRATIQFHIDSSAAAIVIDDGRATVTPGELGNADATVTTDLHTLGRLGTRQLDPADVVDRVHVTGDTELTLRLLGLVIGHR, encoded by the coding sequence ATGGCGCGGCGCACCTACAACCAGTACTGCGGACTGTCCCGCAGCCTCGATCTCGTCGGCGAACGCTGGACGCTGCTGATCATCCGCGAACTCATGGCGGGCCCGAAGCGCTACACCGACCTCGCCGACGCACTCGACGGCATCGGGACCAGCCTGCTCGCCGCGCGCATCAAACAGCTCGACGACGACGGCCTGATCAGCCGGACCACCCTGCCACCACCGGCAGCGTCGCAGGTGTACGAACTCACCTCGGCCGGTCGGGAACTCGCGGCAGCGCTTGTCCCCCTTGCCATGTGGGGCATGCGGCACCATTTCGACGAACCGCGACGGCCCGAGGAGAGCTACCGCGCCGAATGGACGCTCGTCTTCCTCGCGACACTGATCGACCCGCCCGCCGACATGCGGGCGACGATCCAGTTCCACATCGACAGTTCCGCCGCGGCCATCGTCATCGACGACGGACGAGCCACCGTGACACCCGGTGAACTCGGCAATGCCGATGCCACCGTCACCACCGACCTGCACACCCTCGGTCGCCTCGGCACGCGCCAACTCGATCCGGCGGATGTGGTCGACCGCGTGCACGTCACGGGCGATACCGAACTCACCTTGCGCCTACTGGGATTGGTGATCGGTCACCGATGA